A DNA window from Halococcus saccharolyticus DSM 5350 contains the following coding sequences:
- a CDS encoding SLC13 family permease yields MLVVFALILLALVLFATEWFPIDVTAILVMVLLMVLEPWTQISAREGISGFANPATITVLAMLILSTGINRTGLVQLIGRKMAAFAGTDRRKQLAATVGVTGPVSGFINNTPVVAILVPVIADLAHEGNTSPSKLLMPLSFASMLGGTLTLIGTSTNILASDIAAQLGAESPGIGLHAFGMFEFTKLGIIVFAVGSLYLMTIGVRLLPERIPADEDLVEEYALQEYLADVVVPANSPLIGQTVGKALGDDERDIDVLQLIRYGEQFDEPLARKEIHENDTLRLRTNRETLEDIIDAEGLTLSGGPRTEDDLHPEDEEPVLVEVVIPSGSFLVGETLASSSFRQRYDTNVLAFRTRGDVVRDRFEDIRIRVGDTILVQAPPDSLTRLVKNEDFIVAHEFDKVTYRTEKIPFAVGIIAGVVALPALNVLPIVVSALAGVVAMIFTGVLKPTELYSSVEWNVIFLLAGVIPLGIALQQTGAAALLGGAVAATGTFLPPIVVLWVFYLVTGLLTSVISNNASVVLMIPVAANAAQSIGANAFAFVLAVTFAASTAFMTPVGYQTNLFVYGPGGYKFSDFLRVGAPLQLLLSVVSVLGIAFFWGVRV; encoded by the coding sequence ATGCTTGTTGTCTTTGCCCTCATTCTCCTCGCACTCGTCCTCTTTGCGACCGAATGGTTTCCGATCGATGTCACCGCCATCCTGGTGATGGTTCTGTTGATGGTGCTCGAACCGTGGACACAGATTTCCGCGCGTGAGGGAATCTCGGGATTTGCTAACCCAGCGACGATCACGGTGCTGGCGATGCTCATTCTAAGTACGGGGATCAATCGAACCGGTCTCGTCCAGTTGATCGGCCGGAAGATGGCTGCCTTCGCTGGGACCGACCGACGTAAGCAACTCGCCGCGACGGTCGGGGTCACTGGTCCAGTCTCTGGATTCATCAACAACACGCCGGTCGTCGCTATTTTGGTCCCCGTGATCGCCGATCTCGCACACGAGGGAAACACCTCTCCCTCAAAGCTGCTGATGCCGCTGTCGTTCGCGTCGATGCTCGGGGGAACGCTCACACTCATCGGGACGTCGACGAACATCCTTGCGAGCGATATCGCGGCCCAGCTCGGTGCGGAGTCTCCGGGGATCGGGTTACACGCGTTCGGGATGTTCGAGTTCACCAAACTCGGTATCATCGTCTTCGCCGTCGGTTCCCTCTATCTCATGACGATCGGCGTTCGACTGCTCCCCGAACGGATCCCCGCTGACGAGGACCTCGTTGAGGAGTACGCTCTCCAGGAGTACCTCGCGGATGTGGTCGTCCCGGCGAACTCGCCACTGATCGGCCAGACTGTCGGGAAGGCGCTCGGCGACGACGAGCGCGACATCGACGTGTTACAGCTGATTCGCTACGGCGAGCAGTTTGACGAACCGCTCGCTCGAAAAGAGATCCACGAAAACGATACGCTCCGACTCAGGACGAACCGAGAGACACTCGAGGACATCATAGATGCGGAAGGGCTCACACTGTCGGGCGGTCCGCGAACCGAGGACGACCTTCATCCTGAGGACGAAGAACCTGTGCTTGTCGAAGTTGTCATTCCATCGGGATCGTTCCTCGTTGGCGAAACGCTGGCAAGTTCGTCGTTCCGACAGCGTTACGACACGAACGTGCTGGCCTTTCGCACCCGTGGTGATGTTGTCCGGGACCGATTCGAGGACATCCGTATCCGTGTCGGAGACACGATCCTCGTCCAAGCACCGCCCGACAGCCTTACACGACTCGTCAAGAATGAGGATTTCATCGTCGCCCACGAGTTCGACAAGGTGACCTACCGAACCGAAAAGATTCCGTTCGCGGTCGGTATCATCGCCGGCGTGGTCGCGCTGCCGGCGTTGAACGTCCTCCCGATCGTGGTCTCAGCACTTGCCGGCGTCGTGGCGATGATCTTCACCGGCGTTCTCAAACCGACTGAACTCTATTCGTCCGTCGAGTGGAACGTGATCTTCCTCCTCGCAGGTGTCATCCCGCTCGGCATCGCCCTGCAGCAGACGGGCGCTGCAGCGCTGCTCGGGGGCGCCGTCGCGGCGACAGGAACGTTCCTGCCGCCAATCGTCGTTCTATGGGTGTTCTATCTCGTGACCGGACTGTTGACAAGCGTTATCAGCAACAACGCGAGTGTCGTGTTGATGATTCCGGTGGCTGCCAACGCTGCCCAGTCGATCGGAGCGAACGCGTTCGCGTTCGTTCTGGCGGTCACGTTCGCCGCCTCGACGGCGTTCATGACGCCGGTGGGATACCAGACAA